The following nucleotide sequence is from Apium graveolens cultivar Ventura chromosome 4, ASM990537v1, whole genome shotgun sequence.
GTTAGACACATTATGTTAAGGGGATGCATGATACTAAACAATTAGCTTTGTCTATTAAGCTCCTGACATAGTTTGTATGTGGAAATTATTGTGCTATGTTTAATATGTGTGtttttattccttgttattaAAATAATCTTGAACTTGTAGAAAAAGGTGGTGATCGAGCTGCTGGAATTTCCACAGATTCTAATTCAAAATCACTTAAAGAAAAAACAACAAAAGCTGAAAGGCGTGCCTTGCAAGAGGCTCAACGAGCTGCAAAAGCAGCTTCCAAAGGCTCAAATGGTCAGTCTTTGTCCTTAAACAAAATTTCTTCATTTTGATTGGTTTTCCTGGGCGCTTAATGAATGTTTATAACTGTATATTAAATTTTCTTCACTCTCCTTGGGTGGAAGATAATGAGTCTATATTATATGCTTTTCTTAACTGTCTTTTATAATTTACATATAAGAAAAGGTAGAATTTGTAATGCCTAAAGTCTCAATTATACATCTGCATGTTTAAAGCTGAAGGAAAAGTATCTGTTGCTGCTACTGGACGAGAACCTTCTATGCAGACTGGGAAAGTGGTGAAACAGCCCAAGCAAAAGAAAGATGGTCCTGTAGCATCTTCTGAGAAAAAAGGAGGTGATCGACCTCCTGAAAAAGATAAGAAGAAAGATGTGCCTCCTCCTCGCATGCAGTTTGATGATAAAACCCGGGTGGAAAAGGCCAAGAAGCGTTCAGTAGTCAAACAAATTGAAGCCCGAAACAGGGTCGAGTTTTTTCTGCATCTACCTCAGTATGAGCGAGGAACACAGCTTCCTGATCTCGAGACAAAGTTTTTCCAATCTGATCATATTCATCCTGCTGTTTACAAGGTATTATTTTATGTTTTCAGAATTGTTTTTTTAGTGTTCTAGCTTCTAGGTGTTACCTGatctaaatattattttattatctATATGCAACATGTGTGTAGGCTGGATTACAATATCTTTCCGGAGATATCATTGGGGGCAATGCTCGTTGTATAGCGATGCTGCAAGCATTTCAGGAAGCTTTAGAAGACTACTCTGCACCATCAGAGAAGAGTATTACTAGAGATTTAATAATCAAGATTAATGGTTACATTTCCTTTTTGATAGAGTGCCGGCCCCTGTCAATTAGCATGGGTAATGCAATTCGGTTCCTGAAGGCTCATGTTACTAGATTACCTTCTGACATTTCTGAGTCGGAAGCAAAAGCCTCAATTAGTTCAGACATAGACCGTTTCATTACTGAGAAGATAGTACTCGCAGACAAGATTATAGTCGGACATGCTGTTGCAAAAATTAGGGACGGTGACATTCTGCTCACATATGGTGCATCTTCAGTTGTTGAAATGATACTTCTACGGGCACATGAACTTGGCACTGGATTCAGAGTTGTTGTGGTTGACTCACGTCCCAAGCTTGAAGGTCAAGCACTAGTCCGAAGACTGGTCCAAAAGGGCGTGAACTGCACATATACTCATATAAATGCCATTTCCTATATTATGCATGAGATCACCAGAGTTTTTCTTGGGGCTGCTTCTGTACTGTCCAATGGGACAGTATACTCAAGGGTTGGGACTGCATGTGTTGCTATGGTTGCACATGAATTCCGTGTTCCTGTCATGATTTGCTGTGAAGCGTATAAGTTCCATGAGAGGGTACAACTTGATTCAATATGCTGTAATGAACTTGGTATGCGCCACAAACTAAATTTTTGATTCTATTCTTGTCTAAACTGTAAACtacttatttatattatatattctTAGCCACTACATTAAGTTAGCCATCTCATCCTTGTTGAATGTTTTGTAGGTGATCCAGGGGCCATATCTAAGGTCCCCGGGGA
It contains:
- the LOC141717986 gene encoding uncharacterized protein LOC141717986; this encodes MDPRRTSRVIDPKVRKVGFFAPQPDRTQSGPADLPPVSSSLSPVMIPPARHASDNLTRAVGVPVPVSDFRRSEMEYVPVGSYNPGDSVLGTSPVSSIKVGDGEFSEDFENWSRSDSRGKLPMSLPSTGLDMMAVRNFSKNVAQVANEEKGGDRAAGISTDSNSKSLKEKTTKAERRALQEAQRAAKAASKGSNAEGKVSVAATGREPSMQTGKVVKQPKQKKDGPVASSEKKGGDRPPEKDKKKDVPPPRMQFDDKTRVEKAKKRSVVKQIEARNRVEFFLHLPQYERGTQLPDLETKFFQSDHIHPAVYKAGLQYLSGDIIGGNARCIAMLQAFQEALEDYSAPSEKSITRDLIIKINGYISFLIECRPLSISMGNAIRFLKAHVTRLPSDISESEAKASISSDIDRFITEKIVLADKIIVGHAVAKIRDGDILLTYGASSVVEMILLRAHELGTGFRVVVVDSRPKLEGQALVRRLVQKGVNCTYTHINAISYIMHEITRVFLGAASVLSNGTVYSRVGTACVAMVAHEFRVPVMICCEAYKFHERVQLDSICCNELGDPGAISKVPGEVDIRYLDDSAIQLLNLLYDATPSDYVSVIITDYGMIPATSVPVIIREYGGEYLFT